The Candidatus Angelobacter sp. genome includes a region encoding these proteins:
- the hpnK gene encoding hopanoid biosynthesis-associated protein HpnK translates to MGRREAVRRLIVNADDFGRSRSINQAVVRAHRDGILTTASLMVNGAAADEAVELARQNPRLGVGLHLALVCGTSALKSGEIPGLVDAGGNFSIDPVRAGIRYFFLGRLRPQLEREIAAQFQKFRQTGLKLDHVNGHLHFHLHPVVFGILMRRAREWGVTHFRLTRDPFWFNLQIASGRLFYRASHALIFSMLAPGARRALQRQGIRHTGAVFGLLQNARVDEDYATRLIPQLPPGDSELYSHPSLNEFKNEFDALISPRVRSLVEEHDVKLIRYQNL, encoded by the coding sequence ATGGGACGCCGTGAAGCCGTTCGCCGGCTTATCGTCAACGCCGACGACTTCGGCCGGTCGCGCTCCATCAACCAAGCCGTCGTCCGCGCCCATCGTGATGGTATTCTGACGACCGCCAGCCTGATGGTGAATGGCGCCGCTGCCGACGAAGCGGTCGAGCTTGCCCGCCAGAATCCGCGGTTGGGCGTCGGCCTTCACCTGGCGCTCGTCTGCGGAACGTCGGCGCTGAAGTCCGGCGAAATTCCCGGTTTGGTTGATGCCGGCGGAAATTTCAGCATCGACCCCGTTCGTGCGGGAATCCGCTACTTCTTCCTTGGCAGGCTGCGCCCGCAGCTCGAACGGGAAATTGCCGCGCAATTTCAAAAATTTCGCCAAACCGGACTGAAGCTCGATCACGTCAACGGTCATCTCCATTTTCACCTGCACCCGGTCGTCTTCGGGATACTGATGCGCCGCGCGCGAGAGTGGGGCGTCACACATTTCCGCCTTACGCGCGACCCGTTTTGGTTCAACCTGCAGATCGCGTCGGGTCGCTTGTTTTACCGTGCCAGCCATGCGCTTATTTTCTCGATGCTCGCGCCGGGCGCGCGCCGCGCTCTTCAACGACAGGGTATCCGCCACACCGGCGCAGTATTTGGTTTGCTTCAAAACGCCCGCGTGGACGAGGATTATGCGACGCGCCTCATTCCGCAATTGCCGCCCGGCGATTCCGAGCTTTACTCCCATCCTTCGCTCAACGAATTTAAGAATGAATTCGACGCGTTGATCAGTCCGCGGGTGCGTTCGCTTGTGGAGGAACACGACGTGAAGC